TTACTCTTGCACTATCCCTGATCATCAAGTCATGAGTGTCAGGAAGATGATTGTAGAGTACCCCTTTCAGATTGATCTGATAGTGTTTGATTAGTTCTAAGGATATCAGAGTGTGGTTGATACTACCTAGTTTGGATGAAGAAACTAGGATTAAAGGGATTCCACTATCCTTAATAAAGTCTAAAGTATTATAGCTTCTCGTTATTGGCACCATAAGCCCTCCTGCTCCCTCTAACAAATTATATTCGTATTTCTCTTCAAGATCGTTCATGGACGCATAGACCTTCTTTATGTCTAACTCTCTTTTGTCAATCTCTGAAGCAAGATGTGGAGAAACAGGAGTACTGAAGATAATTGGAGCTGTTGTATGGTTTAGATCCTCTATCGTAGGATCTATTCCCATTACTTCTCTATGTTTGGTAATATCTTCAGAAAAATCAGTACAGCCTGTTTGTACAAACTTTTGGGTTATGATTGAAGTTCCATTTGCTGCGATACTTTTTGCTAAAATTCCTGTGGCTATAGTTTTACCACAATCTGTGTCTATGCCTGATATAAAAAATGTTTTACCCATGAGTCTATTTCTTTTTTAGTATAAAGTATGATGGATTATATTTAAGAGTGTAGAATTTCCCATCTTTAGGGTAGTTCTTGATAAAATTTAAATGCTTCGACTTAGTCCACTGCGTCCCAACCCCATTAACTCCAGTCTCTTTCATATGGAGGAGAATCTCTCTAGGGCTCTCAAATTGGAGTTCTATTGACTCATTGTAATCATGAATAACTTCATATTTTTTTTCAATCATTTTGATGATCTCCTCATGTCGGTGGTATTGTAAACCGCAATCAGCTGCTTTATGAAATGTGGAAAATGTCCCTTTTGTATAGATCGAGAAAGCTAAATGATCTCCACTACGTTGTGTTTTAGATAATTTATCGAAAAGTTTATTGAGATTCTCAATCCATTGGAAAACAGAACTAGAGATTATTAGTGTTGCACTGTTCGGTACTTGTATCGACTCAATGTCTCCCATACACCTTTCAATTAATGGCACTTTATAGGTGCGAACGATGGATTCTACAGTAGGGAACATATTTTGGACTATATCGTTTATGGTATATTTATTAGGCGAAAATTTTTGAAGATAATAGTTCGTCAATTTGCCTGATCCTGATCCTATTTCAAAAGTGTGTTGTTGTTTTTGTGGAAGAAATGAGAGTTGTTTAACCAAGTTTTGTGCTACCATATCTTGTACTGTCGCTTTGTCATCATATGTGGTAAATCCTTTTTCAAAGCACTTACTTACATGTGATTTCTTAATGGTTATATTTAGATCCATTGGTCCCATGATTTTGTGTCAATAAATACATTATGAAACATGTCATCTATGAAAAACAACTGTTGTTTTTTCCAACAATTCAACAAGTTGTCTATAGGGTATATTTTCTCATTTCTACTGATATATATTTTAATTTTTGGATCGTTTTCTTCTAGACGAGACGATTGGATATTATCCTCGTTTTGTATAAGATATAGAAGTTCATTTTTTTGGTCTTTGCAGCTTCTTTGACTTAATGATGAATCTTTTTGTATGCCATTCATTTTTGTTTCAAATCTTTTACGTACCTCAGGATTCCATCTATTTGCCGTTAGTTTAGCCATTGTTATAGGTAGTCCACTCTCTTTGTTGAAACCATCACAAGAGCCATTAAATATGATATATTTAGTAATATGTTTACCATTCTCTAAATAGAAGCTCGTAGCCTTTTGTGCTCCCAAAGACCATGCAATTAAGATGACCTCACTAGCTTCTTCTACAATCTTAGGAGTAGTGTATTGGTGATACCTATTTATCTCTGTGATAATGGTATTCTTATCTTTATGGATATGTACTATATTGTTGATATCCATGCCCCAGCCATTAAAGAAAATTATCTGTTTCATACTTGTATTGTTTTAAGAGTGTCTATTACTTTACTCAAATCTTGCTCAGTCAATGTAGATGTTAAGGAAAGACGTAATCTTGCTGTTCCTTTTGGCACAGTTGGATGACGAATTGGTAATGAGGATATCCCATATTTTGCTAATCGTTCTGAAAACAGCATTGCATGCTCATTGCTTCCTATAAGGTAAGGTATGATATGGGAGTCGGATACTACATTTAATCTTTTAGCGAAGTCTCTGGCAAGGTTTTGAAGTCTCTTTCTTTGATCCTCTTTGGTATATAGATATTCAATTACATATTGA
The Prolixibacteraceae bacterium DNA segment above includes these coding regions:
- the bioD gene encoding dethiobiotin synthase; this encodes MGKTFFISGIDTDCGKTIATGILAKSIAANGTSIITQKFVQTGCTDFSEDITKHREVMGIDPTIEDLNHTTAPIIFSTPVSPHLASEIDKRELDIKKVYASMNDLEEKYEYNLLEGAGGLMVPITRSYNTLDFIKDSGIPLILVSSSKLGSINHTLISLELIKHYQINLKGVLYNHLPDTHDLMIRDSARVIKTYLKDNFPESHFIEIPDISKDKDFTIPIPVVKLLID
- a CDS encoding methyltransferase domain-containing protein, translating into MDLNITIKKSHVSKCFEKGFTTYDDKATVQDMVAQNLVKQLSFLPQKQQHTFEIGSGSGKLTNYYLQKFSPNKYTINDIVQNMFPTVESIVRTYKVPLIERCMGDIESIQVPNSATLIISSSVFQWIENLNKLFDKLSKTQRSGDHLAFSIYTKGTFSTFHKAADCGLQYHRHEEIIKMIEKKYEVIHDYNESIELQFESPREILLHMKETGVNGVGTQWTKSKHLNFIKNYPKDGKFYTLKYNPSYFILKKK
- a CDS encoding DUF452 family protein; amino-acid sequence: MKQIIFFNGWGMDINNIVHIHKDKNTIITEINRYHQYTTPKIVEEASEVILIAWSLGAQKATSFYLENGKHITKYIIFNGSCDGFNKESGLPITMAKLTANRWNPEVRKRFETKMNGIQKDSSLSQRSCKDQKNELLYLIQNEDNIQSSRLEENDPKIKIYISRNEKIYPIDNLLNCWKKQQLFFIDDMFHNVFIDTKSWDQWI